In Gemmatimonas sp., the DNA window AGCGTCTGGCATCGCGTGGAATGTGATCCGCCCGAATTCATTCATGCAGAACTTGAACAGCTATTGGCTGCACGGTATCGCTCACGCCGACGCGATCATGCTGCCCGCTGGCACCGCGAAAGGAAGTTTTATCGATGCGCGCGACATTGCATCGGTGGCTGCCGCACTGCTGCAGCACAACACGTTTGACAATCGCGCCTTCGATCTCACGGGTGGTGAGGCGCTCGACTACGAAGCGGTCGCGCAGCTACTGAGCGCCGAGTCCGGTCGTGCCATTCGCTACCAGGAGATCAGCCGGGATGATATGCGCGCCGGATTGTTAGGTGCCGGACTTCCCGAACCGTACGCGGAGTTTATTCTGCTCACGCTCGACTACTTCAAGCGCGGCGACGCGGAGCGCGTGACTGATGCCGTACCACTCATCACGGGTCGTTCAGCTCGGACGATGACTGCCTACCTGAAGGACTACCGAGCCGCCTTCGTGCGATCATGACCGACACGCTTCGCGAAAGTTTGCAGGCTGCGCTCGGCGCCGCCTTTCAGCTCGGGCGTGAATTGGGCGGCGGGGGGATGAGCCGCGTCTTCCTCGCCCGCGACCAGACGCTCGAGCGCGAGGTGGTGGTCAAAATGCTGTCACCGGAGCTGGCGCAGGAGCTGTCGGTGGAACGGTTCGGCCGCGAGATCGCGCTGGCCGCGGCCCTGCAGCACGCGAACATCGTTCCGGTGCTGTCCGCCGGAGTGACCAGCGAGGGGCTGCCGTTCTACCTGATGCCGTTCGTCGAGGGCGCCTCGCTGCGCGAGCGGGTTGGCGGCGGGCGCACCATGCCGATCGCGGACGTTCTTCTCGTGCTCAACGACGTGACGCGCGCGCTGGCCTACGCCCATGGCCGTGGTGTGGTGCACCGCGACATCAAGTCGGACAATGTGATGCTCTCCGGCGGGGCGGCGCTGGTCACTGACTTCGGCATCGCCAAGGCGATGAGCTCGGCCCGCACGGCGTCGAGCGATAGCCAGCTGACCCGCATGGGCACGTCACTGGGAAGTCCGGCGTACATGGCGCCGGAGCAAGGCGCCGGGGACCCCGATACCGATCATCGCGCCGACATCTACGCACTCGGTGCGATGGCGTATGAGCTGCTGACCGGATCCACACCATTCGGCGATCGACCGGCACACGCGCAGTTGATTGCCCATCTGTCGGAAGCACCAGTGCCGGTGGCCACGCGACGTCCTGATGTGCCCGAGCCGCTTGCCCGACTCGTGATGCAATGCCTGGAGAAGGATCCGGTCGATCGCCCGCAACAGGCGGCGGATGTGCTCGAGCACTTGGCCGATGCGGCGTCGGCGTCACGCACCGGCACGACGGGGCAGTACGCGGCTGGCACGACGGCCGCGAGCCCCTCGACAAGCGCGGCCAACGTCTCGACGCGCCGGGGCACGCGCGGCTTGCTCATCGGCGGTGTCGCGCTTGCCGCCGTCGCCGCGGTCGGGTGGTTTGCCACACGTGCACCCGCCAAGGCCACCGGACCGGATGACTCGCTGGTGGCGGTGATGCCGTTTGCGGTGCGCGATGCGTCGCTCAATGTGTGGCGTGAAGGACTGGTGGACATTCTGTCGCGCAGCCTCGATGGCGCCGGGGCACTGCGTTCGGTGTCGCCGTCCATGAGTATTGCGCAATCACCCGACCGGGCCGACGTCACGACGGCCACGGCGCTCGGCACATCCCTTGGCGCCGGCTTGGTGTTGTTCGGCGACATCAGTCCGTTGGGCAGGGACTCGGTGAGGTTGCGCGCGGCCCTGGTCAATGTCGCCGACAGCGCCGTGCGTCAGGAAGTCGACGTCAGCGGGCCCACGCTACGCATCGATGCGCTGGCCGATTCGCTCGCGCTGCGGCTGTTGCGTGCCATGGGGGGCAGTGGCTCGCTGGCCAAGGGCGCGCGCATTTCGTCGATGGGCACGTCGTCGTTGGCGGCGCTCAAATTGTACCTGCAGGGACAGCAGTTCTATCGACGCGGCGTAGTGGACTCGTCGCAGCTGGCATTCGAAGCGGCCGTGGCAAGCGACTCGATGTTCGCGCTGGGCTGGCGCGGCGTGGCATCGGTCTACATTCGCACGGGGCGCGAAGCCGCGCCGGAAGCGCAGGCGGCACTCGACCGGGCTATTCGCCTATTCCGCGGCGGCAGTCCCCGCGACAGCCTGCTACTGCACGGTGACGCGCTCCGCTTGGCCGTCGTACGGCGCACACCAGCGGCGAATGAAGCGATCAACGACATTCCCGCCGTCACGGAGTTGCTCACCGCACTTCGCGGGTCCACGAGTCGGTATCCAAGTGACGCCGAGCTGTGGCTCGAGCTGGGCGATGCCGGATATCACTTCGGCGAGCTGGCCGGCG includes these proteins:
- a CDS encoding NAD(P)H-binding protein is translated as MKTILVLGANGSVGSELSQSLEQVGHTVRRATSRTADAGAVHVNLLSGDGLANAMQGVDAAFLLSPTGHVNVDELLGPVVEQAREHGVQKLVLMTAIGVDTGLSAPMRTVEREVEASGIAWNVIRPNSFMQNLNSYWLHGIAHADAIMLPAGTAKGSFIDARDIASVAAALLQHNTFDNRAFDLTGGEALDYEAVAQLLSAESGRAIRYQEISRDDMRAGLLGAGLPEPYAEFILLTLDYFKRGDAERVTDAVPLITGRSARTMTAYLKDYRAAFVRS
- a CDS encoding serine/threonine-protein kinase gives rise to the protein MTDTLRESLQAALGAAFQLGRELGGGGMSRVFLARDQTLEREVVVKMLSPELAQELSVERFGREIALAAALQHANIVPVLSAGVTSEGLPFYLMPFVEGASLRERVGGGRTMPIADVLLVLNDVTRALAYAHGRGVVHRDIKSDNVMLSGGAALVTDFGIAKAMSSARTASSDSQLTRMGTSLGSPAYMAPEQGAGDPDTDHRADIYALGAMAYELLTGSTPFGDRPAHAQLIAHLSEAPVPVATRRPDVPEPLARLVMQCLEKDPVDRPQQAADVLEHLADAASASRTGTTGQYAAGTTAASPSTSAANVSTRRGTRGLLIGGVALAAVAAVGWFATRAPAKATGPDDSLVAVMPFAVRDASLNVWREGLVDILSRSLDGAGALRSVSPSMSIAQSPDRADVTTATALGTSLGAGLVLFGDISPLGRDSVRLRAALVNVADSAVRQEVDVSGPTLRIDALADSLALRLLRAMGGSGSLAKGARISSMGTSSLAALKLYLQGQQFYRRGVVDSSQLAFEAAVASDSMFALGWRGVASVYIRTGREAAPEAQAALDRAIRLFRGGSPRDSLLLHGDALRLAVVRRTPAANEAINDIPAVTELLTALRGSTSRYPSDAELWLELGDAGYHFGELAGVLDTAILRDFARAIELDSMLLVPYVHAYGLALRTGRLREAATYARGLQRLSPPSAAPYYALQASLLDSAPSLSALAKATIDSLPLAYAAKSLQDLGTSPEASALSLAIAAHQSARLAANPSLPDSAAFAQRLLFAQAQRGKLIATPQLLTFSERALLAQMGQLPSADLLSEARPLLTRQPATLGSMFALYAGARDTASLQLLVSAFDSVDVAARARGQDRIAHYGDVARSYLALARGDTAAALRGLLALPMAMCSSAPCAATTTSRLLVQAKRDADAARVLDRAIPTAMSALNAAPMMLLRAEIAERMGDRPSARKWYARVVAHWGGGDAAVQETVTAARAGLARVR